From Pseudobythopirellula maris:
AGCGCGGCCCTCCTTCTCGACGAGCTTCATGCCGCGGTAGCGGCCGATGCCGTGCGAGACGTGGACCACGAGGTCGCCCTCGCGGAGCTCGAGGAACGTGTCGATCGCACGCCCCGCCACCATGCGGGCTTTGCCGCGGGCCACGTCGTGGCGGTTGAACAGCTCGGCGCTGCTCATCACGACCACCGGCTCGGCGCCCACCAGTCGGAAGCCTTGGCTGAGCTGGCCGATCTCCAGCCGCAGCCGCCCCTCCTTCGCCATCGTCGTGGAGCCCAGCAATTCGGTGAGCCGCTCGATCTCGGCCTCGGTCGGGCACACGACCACGGCCTCCTGACCGCCGCCGATCGCGTCGAGCTCGTCGCGCACTCGGTTCGCGTCGCCGCTGAAACGCTCGACCGACTCGAACCCGAGGTGCCCCGTTTCTTCGAGCGAGCCGGCCGGCACGCCGGCGGCCGTCACGCTCGGGTACTTGTAGATCTCTGCGAGCGTGGTCCGCACGCTGTGCAACTCGCCCGGCCGGCTGGAACGCTCGTGGAAGTAGCGCCCCTCCTCCTGCAGGTCGGAGGGCTCGACCATCAGGAACCACGCGCCGCTCGGCGCGTAAGCCGTGAAGTGCGCCCGGCTCGGCGCCGCGGGGTCGAGCATCGTCACGTCGACCCAATCGACCGAGCCCAAGCTGCGCTGGGTGGCGACATCGAACTCGCGGATCGATTCGATCTCGTCGCCAAACAGCTCGAGGCGGGCAGGGTGCTCGGCGTCCGGGGCGTAAAGATCGAGGATGCCGCCCCGCAGGGCGAACTCTCCCGGCAACTCTACGGCCGTGGTGCGGTGGCAGCCGTGGTCCACCAGCCAACGAGAAAGCTCCTCGGTGTCGAGTTCGGCGCCGACCGCTAGCCGGCGGGTCCCTTCGGCGAGCGTGTCGCGCGCAGGCACGGGCTGCAGCAGCGCCTGGATGCTCGCCACGACCAACCGCGGACCGTCCGTCCCGCCGGCGGCCAGGCGTTTGAGCGTGCGGAGCCGAGAGCCGTGGGCCTCGTCGTGGGCCACCCTCTCGCTGGCGTCGGCCTGCCACGCCGGGAAGGGCGCCACGCGGTCGCGGGTGAACAATTCCAGGTCGGACGAGAAGGCCGCCACGTCGCCGTCGTGCGGCAGGACGACCACCACCGGGCCGTCCGCTTCGGTTCGCCGGCCGGCCAAGGCCGCCGCGACGAGGGCGCGCGAAGCCCCCCAGACTCCGCCGAGCGTGCCGCTGTGGCCCGCCTCGAGGCTCGCCGCGACGCGGGCGAAGTCATCCTGTACGCCAAGTTGGGCGGCCAGCCGCCCCAGCCGCGCGGCGGGCTCCTGGCCGACCGCGGACGCTATGCTACTCACGCCACGATTCTAGGCGAGCCAGTGGCCCACGGGTAGTCGAGCCTCCGATGGTCACGGGCCCCGACGCGGGCAAGAATCCCTGCACTCCCGCGGGCCGCCCCTGTTGGTCGCTTGCCGCAAGCATAGAATGGCGTCACTGGCACCGACGCCGTCGCACACGCCCTTACGGGTTGAGAGATCACAGGGCGATCACGCGGCGGCGTTTTTCCGTACCGGCCCCGTTTGGCGCCCCTCATGCCACAGTTTGCTGGCTCGATCAATCAGTACCCGGCTCGCGCGTCGCTCTCTTGGTACGCGGCGCTGATCGTCATTGGGTTCCTGACCCTCTATTTCATCCCTAGCTGTGCGGGGGATTCGGAGGCGCCGATCTCGCTGCTCGAGGCGTTGTTCACCGCCACCAGCGCGGCGTGTGTCACCGGCCTGACGGTCCGATCGACGAGCGGCGATTTCTCGATGCTCGGCCAGGGGATCATCCTGGCCCTGATCCAGCTGGGCGGGATCGGCATCATGACGGTCACGACTTTTATCGTCGTGCAGTTCAACAAGCGGGGCAGCATCCGCCAGCGGCAGGTCGTGGCCGAGACCCTCGGCGCCAGCGGCGACAACGACCTCAGGCGGATCCTTTGGAAGGTCATCGCGATGACCCTCGGCTGCGAGGCGCTCGGCTTCCTGGTCCTCGCAAGCCACTCGCTGCTGCGGTTCGACCACTACCAGGAGCTCGGGCTCTGGGCCACGCGTGGCGAGGCGCTGTGGCACGCGCTGTTCCACTCGGTCTCGGCCTTCTGCAACGCGGGCTTCTCGCTCAACGACGACAGCCTCGTGCCGTTCGCCGGCGACCCGATCGTGACATTGACCATTGGCCTGCTGATCGTCGTCGGCGGGCTCGGCTTCCCCGTGTTCAACGACCTGTGGCGCCACCGCCACAGCCTCCGCCAGAACTACTGGAAGCTGCTCCAGATGCACACCAAGATCATGCTGCTCGGCACCGCCGCGTTGCTGCTGTTTGGTTTCGCCAGCTTCTTGGTGCTGGAGTGGGACGGCGCGATCAGCGACGCCTCGCTGATGTCGAAGCTCAACGTCGCGATGTCGCACTCGATCAACTGCCGCACCGCCGGCTTCAACAGCGTCGAGATCCCACAGATGACCAACGCGATGTTGTTCATCTCGATCGTGCTGATGTCGATCGGCGGCGGGCCGTGCTCCACGGCGGGCGGGTTCAAGGTGACCACCGCCGCGATCATCGCCATGCGGGCGTGGTCCACGTTCCGCGGATTCCCCAGGGTAAACCTCTACCGCCGCACGATCCCGCCGCACGCCGTCGAGCGGGCGATCGCCACGGCGATGCTGTTCGCCGCCGTGGCTGGCCTCGCGCTCACCACGATCTTGGTGATCGAGCAATCGGGCGCGGGCCACCTCAGCAGCAAGGGGTTGTTCTTGGAGGCGCTGTTCGAGATCATCTCGGCGCTGGGCACCGTGGGGCTGAGCACCGGGCTCACCAACACGCTGAGCGACGTGAGCCTGCTGATCGTCGTCGTGCTGATGCTGCTCGGCCGGTTGGGCCCGATCTCCACCTTCGCCGCCCTGTCGTACGGCCAGCGGAGCGAGCCGATCGAGTACCCCAACGAGGAGCCGCTGGTGGGCTGACGCCCTCGAAGAACCGTAGAAGATAGAAAGCAGAGCAGGAGATTCCGGCTCGCCTTCCCCTGACCTCCGACCTCTCACCTCCGACCCCACTTTCATGGCTGAAACCAAGCAATTCGTCGTCATCGGGCTCGGTTCGTTCGGCGGGGCGCTCGCCACACGGCTCTCGCAGAACAGCTGCCGGGTGACCGGCATGGATTCGAACAAGGAGAGTGTCGAGGCGCTCAAGGACGTGCTCTACGAGGCGGTGATCGGCGACGCCCGGGACCGCGACTCGATCGCCCACCTGCCGGTCGACTCGGCCCACGCGGTGTTCATCAGCATGGGCGAAGACATCACCCAGTCGCTCTTGGCCACGCTGCACGCCAAGGAGCTCGGCGCCCGCCAGGTGATCGTCAAGGGCGTCACCCAGGAGCACGCCCGCATCCTCAAGTGCCTGGGCGTCGACCGGGTGATCTTCCCCGAGACCGAGATCGCCCGCCAGTTGGCCGACCGCATGACCTGGCCGAACGTGATCGACTTCTTGCCGATCGACCCGGAGTACAGCTTTCTCGAGATCGCGATGCCCGACACCTACTCGGGCAAGACGCTCCAGGACCTCGACCTGCGCAAGAAGTTCAACATCTGGGTCGTGGGCGTCAAGGACGCGCTCTCCGGCAAGCTGGAGATGTTTCCCGGCGGGCAATACACCCTCTCCGCCGACCAGGTGCTGCTCGTGGTGGGCAAGCAAGAGGATGTCAGCAAGATCGCCAGCATGACCTAAGGGAACCAAAGATGTCGTTCGCCGAGATGCGTAAGAATTACATGCTCCACGGACTCAACGAGGCCGACTGCGACGCAAGCCCCTTTGCGCAGTTCGAGCAATGGATCATCGAGGCGTCCGATCAGAAGCCGGGCGACTGGTTCGAGGTGAACGCGATGACCCTCTCGACCGCGTCGAACGAGGGGGCGGTTTCGTCGCGGCAGGTCTTGCTCAAGGGCTTCGACACGGAGGGGTTTGTCTTCTACACCAACTACTCTTCCCAGAAAGGCAGCGAGCTGGCGGAGAACCCCCGCGCCGCGCTCAATTTCTTTTGGCCCCACATCGAGCGCCAAGTGCGCGCCGAGGGCGTGGTGACCAAGACCGACCGCGAGCTTTCGTCCGCCTACTTCCATTCGCGTCCGCGGGAGAGCCAGCTGGGAGCGATTGTGTCGGATCAGTCGAGCGTGATTGAGAGTCGCCAAGCGTTGGAAGAGAAGTACGCCGCCGCCGAGCGCGAGCACAAAGACGTCGAGATCCCGCTGCCCGACACCTGGGGTGGCTACCGCGTGGCTCCGACGATGTTCGAGTTCTGGCAAGGCCGCGTCGGCAGGCTCCACGACCGTCTGCGCTACACGCTCGAAGAGGGCGAATGGGTGCTGCGCCGCGTGGCGCCGTGATGGATTTTCACCGCGTGCGTCGATAAACGACGGGCCTTCGCCACGATTTCCGGCACGCTGTGGAACAGCAGCAAGCACGATCCAACGATAAACAGCCAAACGCCGGCGTGTTTCGTGGCCGCGCTCAAGAAGCAAACGCTACCCACGAGGAACATCGCGTTGCCCAGCGTTCCGAACAAGCTGACCATCAGCTCCTGTCGGTCGTGCAACGAGGCCGAGCCTGTATCGTCGGCTTGCTCCACCCTTGCGGGCCCTGCTGAGTTGTTCATCGGCGGTCGTTGATTGTTTTAGCTTGAAGACCTAGCCAAACCGCTCCCGAGCGACCGGCGAGGCCGCGGCCTCGCCGGTCGCACTGCTGCAACAGCGCCTCGGCCATCGCATCTAAGCCTGAGGCGAGGCGACGTTGGCGTACGATTCCGCAATGCGAGTGAGCTTCTTATCGGCGGCCCCCTCTTCGTCCAGGGTCTCCTGCAGCAGATCTGCCGCCCGCTGCATGCCGAGTTGATTGGCCAACGCGCGGGCCGTGCCGTAGCCCGCCATCTCGTAGTGCTCCACCCGTTGGGCCGAGGCAATCAGCGCCGCGTCGAGGACGGCCGGGTCGCCTTTGGCGCTGACAAAATCATCGCCCTCACTGATGAGCCCCTTCATCGCGTCGCACGAGTCGCGTTCGGGCTCCATGTCGAGCAGCGAGAAGATCTGCTCGAGCCTGCGCACGTGGCCCTCGGTCTCTTGCAGATGGCTTCGGAACGCCTCTTTCAATTCCGCAGAGTCGGCCGCGTCGGCCATCTTGGGCAGCGCCTTGGTGAGCCGGTGCTCGGCGTCGTACAGGTCTTCCAACTGGACCAAGAACAGTTCATTGAGTGTGTCGAATTGCCTGCTAGTGAAGAGTCCCATTTCCATGCTCCTGATAAGGCTTGAAGTACGGTCTCGAAGAGGCGCGGCCCCTCCCCACGCTGGCGGGGGCGATGACGGCAACGCCTAGAGCGGTTTTCGAATTGGTGTGGACGAGCGGGGAAGCGATTGGCGGCGTGGCGAGGAAGCCGAAGCAGGCAATGCGGTGCATTGTCGATGCAGGCTGACGAAGCCATGACGCCGATCGCGAGCCGAGCGTCTGCACCAATGAGCAAACCGCTCTAGCAGCGATCTAGGCAAAACCTATGCCTGACTCAGCTCGCACAACTCCAACGCTGGTCGAGAGTTCATTTACGCCCTAATTTGCCG
This genomic window contains:
- a CDS encoding ferritin-like domain-containing protein; protein product: MGLFTSRQFDTLNELFLVQLEDLYDAEHRLTKALPKMADAADSAELKEAFRSHLQETEGHVRRLEQIFSLLDMEPERDSCDAMKGLISEGDDFVSAKGDPAVLDAALIASAQRVEHYEMAGYGTARALANQLGMQRAADLLQETLDEEGAADKKLTRIAESYANVASPQA
- the pdxH gene encoding pyridoxamine 5'-phosphate oxidase: MSFAEMRKNYMLHGLNEADCDASPFAQFEQWIIEASDQKPGDWFEVNAMTLSTASNEGAVSSRQVLLKGFDTEGFVFYTNYSSQKGSELAENPRAALNFFWPHIERQVRAEGVVTKTDRELSSAYFHSRPRESQLGAIVSDQSSVIESRQALEEKYAAAEREHKDVEIPLPDTWGGYRVAPTMFEFWQGRVGRLHDRLRYTLEEGEWVLRRVAP
- a CDS encoding YrhK family protein, giving the protein MNNSAGPARVEQADDTGSASLHDRQELMVSLFGTLGNAMFLVGSVCFLSAATKHAGVWLFIVGSCLLLFHSVPEIVAKARRLSTHAVKIHHGATRRSTHSPSSSV
- a CDS encoding potassium channel family protein, which codes for MAETKQFVVIGLGSFGGALATRLSQNSCRVTGMDSNKESVEALKDVLYEAVIGDARDRDSIAHLPVDSAHAVFISMGEDITQSLLATLHAKELGARQVIVKGVTQEHARILKCLGVDRVIFPETEIARQLADRMTWPNVIDFLPIDPEYSFLEIAMPDTYSGKTLQDLDLRKKFNIWVVGVKDALSGKLEMFPGGQYTLSADQVLLVVGKQEDVSKIASMT
- a CDS encoding TrkH family potassium uptake protein, with protein sequence MPQFAGSINQYPARASLSWYAALIVIGFLTLYFIPSCAGDSEAPISLLEALFTATSAACVTGLTVRSTSGDFSMLGQGIILALIQLGGIGIMTVTTFIVVQFNKRGSIRQRQVVAETLGASGDNDLRRILWKVIAMTLGCEALGFLVLASHSLLRFDHYQELGLWATRGEALWHALFHSVSAFCNAGFSLNDDSLVPFAGDPIVTLTIGLLIVVGGLGFPVFNDLWRHRHSLRQNYWKLLQMHTKIMLLGTAALLLFGFASFLVLEWDGAISDASLMSKLNVAMSHSINCRTAGFNSVEIPQMTNAMLFISIVLMSIGGGPCSTAGGFKVTTAAIIAMRAWSTFRGFPRVNLYRRTIPPHAVERAIATAMLFAAVAGLALTTILVIEQSGAGHLSSKGLFLEALFEIISALGTVGLSTGLTNTLSDVSLLIVVVLMLLGRLGPISTFAALSYGQRSEPIEYPNEEPLVG